The Pseudosulfitobacter pseudonitzschiae genome includes a region encoding these proteins:
- a CDS encoding DUF2062 domain-containing protein, whose protein sequence is MIFKRRDPKPFLRALAEALWPRGGWTRAFHYVKHRMRRLPDTPECIARGIWAGVFTTFTPFYGLHFVVAVIVGKAMRGNLLAALMATFFGNPLTYVPIGIASLQTGNWLLGTKVDPDAHRSFGGKFYDAASDLWGNLIAVVQGHPTDWSGLERFFHEVFFPYLVGGIIPGIICGTIAYYIAVPLLRAYQKRRKGAIKAKFEALKAKAVEKAAAKAASKSDSWQERD, encoded by the coding sequence GTGATCTTCAAACGTCGAGATCCCAAACCGTTCCTTCGCGCACTGGCCGAGGCCTTGTGGCCGCGCGGAGGTTGGACACGGGCGTTTCACTATGTCAAACACCGGATGCGGCGCCTGCCCGACACGCCCGAGTGCATTGCGCGCGGCATCTGGGCAGGGGTTTTTACCACCTTTACGCCATTCTACGGGCTGCACTTTGTCGTAGCCGTGATTGTCGGCAAGGCGATGCGGGGCAATCTTCTGGCCGCACTGATGGCCACATTCTTTGGCAATCCGCTGACCTATGTTCCGATTGGCATCGCGTCGCTGCAAACGGGCAACTGGTTGCTGGGCACCAAAGTGGATCCTGACGCGCACCGGTCGTTCGGCGGTAAATTCTACGACGCGGCTTCGGACTTGTGGGGCAATCTGATTGCGGTGGTGCAGGGGCATCCAACTGACTGGAGCGGGCTGGAGCGGTTTTTCCACGAGGTGTTTTTTCCCTATCTGGTCGGCGGTATCATCCCCGGTATCATCTGCGGCACAATCGCCTATTACATCGCCGTGCCATTGCTGCGCGCCTATCAAAAGCGGCGCAAGGGGGCGATCAAGGCCAAATTCGAGGCGTTGAAGGCCAAGGCTGTGGAAAAAGCGGCGGCCAAGGCGGCCAGCAAATCGGACTCGTGGCAGGAACGGGATTAG
- the acpS gene encoding holo-ACP synthase has translation MILGIGTDLANIERIQGTLNRFGDRFRNRVFTEVEQAKSERRRDVAGTYAKRWAAKEACSKALGTGLRMGISWRDMAVSNLRTGQPVMHVTGWAAERLAAMTPAGHEAIIHVTLTDDHPWAQAFVVIEARPLAG, from the coding sequence ATGATATTGGGCATCGGTACGGATCTGGCCAATATCGAACGGATTCAGGGCACGTTAAATCGCTTTGGCGACCGCTTTCGCAACCGCGTGTTCACCGAGGTCGAACAGGCCAAGTCCGAGCGGCGCAGGGATGTTGCGGGCACCTATGCCAAGCGATGGGCCGCCAAGGAGGCGTGTTCAAAGGCGTTGGGCACCGGATTGCGCATGGGTATTTCGTGGCGAGATATGGCGGTCAGCAATCTGCGCACCGGGCAACCGGTGATGCATGTCACCGGATGGGCCGCCGAGCGGCTGGCTGCCATGACCCCTGCGGGGCACGAGGCGATCATACATGTGACCCTGACGGACGATCACCCTTGGGCGCAGGCCTTTGTGGTGATCGAAGCGCGGCCCTTGGCAGGTTGA
- a CDS encoding ABZJ_00895 family protein → MDNYRFNIPRFATFYLGLSIGLPVLIYLIRQYVGINLSSGGVSLIPIMLTTLNEGARFVRATGRRPEGREAWKMAGLFALFGVMLSMLLAAVVLVVAPAMLGDLSSLGFGFVAAMVVVMAVVYVLVARVFFGLGARSEARRLP, encoded by the coding sequence GTGGATAACTATCGTTTCAACATCCCGCGCTTTGCCACCTTTTATCTGGGGTTGAGCATTGGCCTGCCCGTTCTGATTTATCTCATCCGCCAGTACGTTGGCATTAATCTGAGTTCGGGCGGGGTGTCGCTGATCCCGATCATGCTGACCACATTGAACGAAGGCGCGCGATTTGTACGGGCGACGGGCCGACGCCCCGAAGGCCGCGAGGCGTGGAAGATGGCAGGATTGTTTGCGCTGTTCGGTGTTATGTTGTCGATGCTTTTGGCGGCCGTTGTGCTGGTGGTGGCCCCTGCAATGCTGGGCGATCTGTCCAGCCTTGGATTCGGATTTGTGGCGGCGATGGTGGTGGTGATGGCTGTCGTTTATGTGCTGGTGGCGCGGGTTTTCTTTGGCTTGGGCGCACGCAGCGAAGCGCGGCGGCTGCCCTGA
- a CDS encoding pyridoxine 5'-phosphate synthase, with translation MKPLGPLRLGVNIDHVATVRNARGGDTPDPLRAARIAQEAGCDGITAHLREDRRHISDADIEGLMDMLSVPLNFEMAATDEMQKIALRHRPHAVCIVPEKREERTTEGGLEVAREENKLAHFIAPLREAGCRVSIFIAADKRQIEAAHRIGAQVIELHSGAYCDAHHEGRFDDRDRELEALREMSGFAHGLGLEVHVGHGLTYETVQPVAAFPEVMELNIGHFLIGEAIFRGLQPAIVEMRRLMEDARG, from the coding sequence ATGAAACCGCTCGGCCCCTTACGTCTTGGTGTGAACATCGACCACGTGGCCACTGTGCGCAACGCCCGTGGCGGTGACACGCCCGACCCGTTGCGGGCCGCACGGATCGCGCAAGAGGCGGGGTGTGACGGGATCACAGCGCACCTGCGCGAAGATCGCAGGCATATTTCGGACGCGGACATCGAAGGGTTGATGGACATGCTGAGCGTTCCGCTGAACTTCGAGATGGCGGCGACCGACGAGATGCAAAAGATAGCTTTGCGACATCGTCCCCATGCGGTGTGCATCGTGCCGGAAAAACGCGAGGAACGCACCACAGAAGGCGGGTTGGAAGTGGCACGCGAAGAGAACAAGCTGGCGCATTTCATAGCGCCGCTGCGTGAGGCGGGGTGCCGTGTGTCGATCTTTATCGCCGCGGACAAACGCCAGATCGAAGCGGCGCACCGCATCGGCGCGCAGGTCATCGAGTTGCATTCAGGGGCCTATTGCGATGCCCATCACGAAGGGCGTTTCGACGATCGCGACCGCGAACTGGAGGCATTGCGCGAGATGTCCGGTTTTGCGCACGGGCTGGGGCTGGAGGTGCACGTGGGTCATGGGCTGACGTATGAAACAGTGCAGCCGGTTGCCGCCTTTCCCGAGGTGATGGAGTTGAACATCGGACATTTCCTGATCGGCGAGGCCATTTTTCGCGGCTTGCAGCCCGCCATTGTCGAAATGCGCCGTCTGATGGAGGACGCCCGTGGATAA